A single genomic interval of bacterium harbors:
- the fabD gene encoding ACP S-malonyltransferase, with the protein MAKSVGLLFPGQGSQYVGMGKQLLEQFPVARRIFQEASDVLGEDMTQLCLEGPEDRLRLTANAQPAILSLSIAAYRVAVEELGIAPACAAGHSLGEYSALVASGAMSFSEAVLAVRKRGQFMQEAVPQGQGAMAAILGMDAQEVDRICAEEAGQEIVVAANYNGPGQVVVSGHASAVERVGKAAKLRGAKKVVALPVSAPFHSPLLAPAGEKLREVLKGMNFRDPVFPVISNVDAAPYPCASAIVDILSRQVSHPVRWEESMRLMASWAVEVAVELGPKKVLVGLLKRIAPQILPVQMEDGEGLQELAKALG; encoded by the coding sequence ATGGCCAAGAGTGTGGGACTGCTTTTCCCTGGGCAAGGTTCCCAATATGTGGGTATGGGTAAACAACTTCTGGAACAGTTCCCTGTGGCCAGAAGAATTTTTCAGGAGGCCAGCGACGTTCTCGGTGAGGACATGACCCAACTCTGTTTGGAAGGCCCCGAGGATCGCCTTCGTTTGACCGCCAATGCCCAGCCGGCCATTTTGAGCCTGAGCATAGCAGCTTACAGAGTTGCAGTGGAAGAATTGGGAATTGCCCCAGCGTGCGCTGCCGGGCATTCCCTGGGCGAATACTCGGCCCTTGTGGCCTCAGGAGCCATGAGTTTTTCCGAGGCGGTCCTGGCTGTAAGGAAAAGAGGACAATTCATGCAGGAAGCGGTTCCTCAAGGCCAAGGGGCCATGGCTGCAATTTTAGGCATGGATGCCCAGGAAGTGGACCGTATATGCGCAGAGGAGGCGGGCCAGGAAATCGTTGTGGCAGCCAACTACAATGGACCGGGCCAGGTAGTGGTATCTGGACATGCTTCGGCCGTAGAAAGAGTGGGGAAGGCCGCAAAACTAAGAGGCGCCAAGAAGGTCGTGGCCTTGCCAGTAAGCGCTCCTTTCCATTCTCCCCTTCTTGCCCCGGCTGGAGAAAAGCTTCGGGAAGTGCTCAAAGGCATGAACTTTAGGGATCCAGTCTTCCCTGTAATTTCCAATGTGGATGCAGCGCCTTATCCTTGTGCCAGTGCAATTGTGGACATCTTGTCCCGACAGGTCAGCCACCCTGTCAGGTGGGAAGAGAGCATGAGACTGATGGCCTCTTGGGCAGTAGAGGTGGCGGTGGAACTGGGACCCAAGAAGGTGCTGGTGGGACTCCTCAAGAGGATCGCACCTCAGATACTCCCAGTGCAGATGGAGGATGGGGAGGGCCTCCAGGAGCTGGCCAAGGCCCTGGGATGA
- a CDS encoding beta-ketoacyl-ACP synthase III, whose amino-acid sequence MNKVCIKGTGSFVPERVIPNSFFEGIVETSDEWIRTRTGIQERRMINPGQALTDMAAPAAESALEMAGLRPEEIELIVVGTVSADMITPSAACVLQHRLGAYKAVAFDVNAACPGFIYSLAVAHRFIQDNTFRNALVVGGEVISNRIDYQDRSTCVLFGDGAGAVVLGPSNGNGDGEILSTHLYSDGSLWELLQLPGGGSRNPPSHQMLDQGLHYLRMQGNEVFKHAVRSMVEAGQEAMQKNGVSPQDLDWFIPHQANLRIMEVVAKRLEIPPEKVIVTVHKYGNTSAASIPTALDEGVRSGKIRRGDLILVDSFGAGFTWGSGLFRF is encoded by the coding sequence GTGAATAAAGTCTGCATAAAAGGAACAGGGTCCTTTGTACCCGAGCGGGTGATCCCCAATTCTTTTTTCGAGGGCATTGTTGAGACCAGCGATGAGTGGATCAGGACAAGGACGGGGATACAGGAAAGAAGAATGATTAACCCCGGCCAGGCACTTACCGACATGGCGGCCCCGGCAGCAGAGAGCGCCTTGGAAATGGCTGGTCTGAGGCCCGAAGAAATTGAATTGATAGTCGTGGGCACAGTATCGGCCGACATGATTACTCCTTCGGCAGCCTGCGTTCTCCAGCACCGGCTGGGAGCTTACAAGGCTGTGGCATTCGATGTGAACGCAGCCTGTCCGGGTTTCATCTACTCGCTGGCGGTGGCACATCGGTTTATCCAGGACAACACCTTCCGCAATGCCTTGGTGGTGGGCGGCGAGGTGATTTCCAATCGCATAGACTATCAGGACAGAAGCACCTGCGTGCTTTTTGGAGATGGAGCAGGCGCCGTTGTCTTGGGCCCCTCCAATGGCAACGGTGACGGCGAGATCCTCTCCACTCACCTTTATTCGGATGGGAGCCTGTGGGAATTACTCCAGTTGCCCGGAGGCGGTTCTCGGAATCCGCCCAGCCACCAGATGCTGGACCAGGGCCTTCACTACTTGCGGATGCAAGGCAATGAGGTGTTCAAGCATGCGGTTCGCAGCATGGTGGAGGCTGGGCAGGAGGCCATGCAGAAAAATGGAGTGAGCCCCCAGGATCTGGACTGGTTCATTCCCCACCAGGCCAATTTGAGGATAATGGAGGTGGTTGCCAAGCGGTTGGAGATACCACCTGAGAAGGTAATCGTAACGGTGCACAAGTACGGAAATACCTCGGCGGCCTCCATTCCCACAGCCCTGGATGAAGGAGTACGAAGCGGCAAGATACGAAGGGGGGATCTTATCCTGGTGGATTCTTTCGGGGCTGGCTTCACCTGGGGCTCAGGTCTGTTCAGATTTTGA
- a CDS encoding DUF177 domain-containing protein, with protein sequence MESLVFSVKQIKAEGISGHRSLAPSWFSLPPGADDPVRPITLDRPVEVDFAVVPFGRDLRVDLSVNTVALLSCSRCLRSFPFRVAVEGRFTLCRLSSEVAAKEELELSLVDLDTGYFEGEEIDLSELVHEQIVLSFPMKPLCHEECRGLCPKCGADRNLEPCQCKGSRMDPRWEPLLKLRR encoded by the coding sequence ATGGAAAGCTTGGTATTTTCGGTCAAGCAAATCAAGGCCGAGGGCATTTCTGGACACAGGTCCTTGGCTCCCTCTTGGTTTTCGCTTCCTCCTGGAGCCGACGACCCGGTGAGACCCATCACATTGGACAGACCAGTGGAGGTGGATTTTGCTGTTGTTCCTTTTGGAAGGGATCTCAGGGTGGATTTGAGCGTCAACACAGTGGCCTTGCTCAGTTGTTCACGTTGCTTGAGATCATTCCCCTTTCGGGTTGCTGTTGAGGGCAGGTTTACCCTGTGTAGGCTCTCGTCTGAAGTTGCTGCCAAGGAGGAGTTGGAGCTTAGCCTAGTTGATCTGGATACTGGATACTTCGAAGGCGAAGAGATAGATCTCTCTGAACTGGTTCACGAGCAAATAGTTTTATCTTTTCCTATGAAACCGTTGTGCCACGAGGAGTGCAGGGGTCTGTGCCCCAAGTGCGGGGCGGACCGAAACCTGGAGCCCTGCCAATGTAAGGGCTCTAGGATGGACCCTCGATGGGAACCATTGCTCAAGCTCAGGAGATGA
- the acs gene encoding acetate--CoA ligase, whose amino-acid sequence MAEESRSAVESLYLEQRVFPPPSEFASKARVKSLEEYRSMYKRSMEDPEGFWAQMAQEHLEWFRKWDRVEQYSFKDQVFVNYFQGGRLNASFNCLDRHLKTWRKNKAAIIWQGEPLEESRTLTYQQLHHQVCRFANALKKLGVKKGDRVSIYLPMIPELPIAMLACARIGAVHSVVFGGFSAESLRDRILDAGAQTLITSNYGFRAGRLLESKRIADQALEQCPGIKHCVVVRRLDRQTPMREGRDFWWDELCCHSSERAHPEPMEAEDPLFILYTSGSTGKPKGVLHTTAGYLLYAALTFQYVFDYRDEDLFWCTADIGWITGHSYIVYGPLACGATSLMFEGVPNYPEPDRFWEIVEKYKVNILYTAPTAIRAMMRDGEKWPERRDLSSLRLLGTVGEPINPEAWLWYYKVIGKERCPIVDTWWQTETGGILITPLPGAVPQKPGSATLPFFGVDPVVIRQDGSEAQANEGGYLMIRRPWPGIMRGVFGDPDRFRQTYFVQYPGMYFTGDGARRDEDGYFWLMGRVDDVLNVSGHRLGTAEIESALVAHPLVAEAAVVGFPHDIKGQGIYAFVTLKHGVEPTEELKKELVQHVRKEIGPIATPDKLHFAEALPKTRSGKIMRRILRKIAEGAIGELGDTSTLADPTVVETLVKARL is encoded by the coding sequence ATGGCAGAGGAATCCAGGTCCGCCGTTGAATCCCTGTACTTGGAGCAAAGGGTGTTTCCTCCCCCCTCTGAGTTTGCCAGTAAGGCCAGAGTAAAGAGCCTGGAAGAATATCGATCCATGTACAAAAGATCCATGGAAGATCCTGAAGGGTTCTGGGCTCAGATGGCCCAAGAACACCTGGAGTGGTTTCGCAAATGGGATCGAGTTGAGCAGTACAGTTTCAAGGATCAGGTATTTGTAAACTATTTCCAGGGAGGCAGGCTCAATGCCTCATTCAACTGCTTGGACCGTCATCTTAAAACCTGGCGCAAAAACAAAGCAGCCATAATCTGGCAGGGAGAGCCTTTGGAAGAGTCCAGGACCCTAACCTACCAACAACTTCACCACCAGGTGTGCCGCTTTGCCAATGCGCTAAAAAAACTGGGAGTCAAAAAAGGTGACAGGGTTTCCATATATCTGCCCATGATTCCTGAGCTTCCCATTGCCATGTTGGCCTGTGCCCGCATAGGAGCCGTCCACAGCGTTGTGTTCGGAGGTTTCAGCGCTGAATCCCTCAGGGACAGAATCCTGGATGCAGGTGCCCAGACCCTGATCACCAGTAATTACGGCTTCAGGGCAGGCCGGCTTCTGGAGAGCAAGCGCATAGCAGATCAGGCCCTGGAGCAGTGCCCTGGAATCAAACATTGCGTGGTTGTGCGCAGGCTGGATAGGCAGACCCCCATGAGGGAAGGAAGGGATTTCTGGTGGGATGAGCTGTGTTGCCACAGCTCCGAGCGTGCCCATCCAGAGCCCATGGAGGCCGAGGACCCCCTCTTTATCCTCTATACCAGCGGCAGCACCGGCAAGCCCAAAGGTGTGCTTCACACCACAGCAGGATATCTTCTCTATGCAGCTCTTACTTTCCAGTACGTCTTCGATTACAGGGATGAGGATCTTTTTTGGTGTACCGCAGACATAGGTTGGATCACGGGGCACAGCTATATCGTGTATGGGCCCCTGGCCTGCGGGGCCACCAGCCTCATGTTTGAGGGTGTGCCCAACTACCCCGAGCCAGATCGCTTTTGGGAGATAGTGGAAAAATATAAGGTGAACATCCTTTACACCGCCCCCACTGCCATTAGGGCCATGATGAGAGACGGGGAAAAATGGCCTGAGCGCAGGGATCTTAGTTCTCTTAGGCTCCTGGGGACCGTGGGAGAACCCATAAACCCCGAGGCATGGCTTTGGTATTACAAGGTCATAGGCAAAGAGCGCTGTCCCATAGTGGACACCTGGTGGCAAACAGAAACCGGAGGAATTCTCATAACGCCCCTTCCCGGGGCTGTGCCCCAGAAACCAGGTTCTGCCACCCTTCCCTTCTTTGGGGTAGACCCGGTGGTCATAAGGCAGGACGGAAGCGAGGCGCAAGCAAATGAGGGCGGATACCTCATGATAAGAAGGCCCTGGCCCGGAATCATGAGGGGAGTTTTTGGAGATCCAGATCGCTTCCGCCAGACCTATTTTGTGCAGTATCCTGGCATGTATTTTACTGGGGACGGGGCCAGGCGGGATGAAGATGGGTATTTTTGGCTCATGGGCCGGGTGGACGATGTTTTGAATGTTTCAGGGCACAGGCTGGGCACCGCTGAAATAGAAAGCGCCCTTGTGGCCCACCCCTTGGTGGCAGAAGCCGCGGTGGTAGGTTTTCCCCACGACATCAAGGGCCAAGGCATTTATGCTTTTGTCACATTGAAACACGGAGTGGAGCCCACCGAGGAGCTCAAAAAAGAATTGGTTCAACATGTTAGAAAGGAGATCGGACCTATCGCTACCCCGGACAAGCTCCATTTTGCCGAAGCCCTTCCCAAGACAAGGAGCGGGAAAATAATGCGCAGGATTCTGAGGAAGATAGCCGAGGGGGCCATCGGGGAGTTGGGAGACACCAGCACCCTGGCAGACCCCACAGTGGTGGAAACACTGGTCAAGGCGAGGCTGTGA
- a CDS encoding response regulator: MSKKILIVDDDELILIALSELLRPQGYEVHTIGKPLEALERLEKESFDLLLLDVIMPEMDGFELCRRIREKEIQKDTPIIFLTAKSKDEDREKALEVGANLFLSKPISPDRLLALISQALG; the protein is encoded by the coding sequence ATGAGCAAGAAAATACTCATTGTGGATGACGACGAGCTGATCTTGATAGCCTTAAGTGAGCTCCTTCGTCCCCAAGGCTATGAGGTCCATACCATTGGAAAACCCCTGGAGGCCTTGGAAAGGCTTGAGAAGGAAAGTTTCGACCTGTTGTTGCTGGATGTTATCATGCCTGAGATGGATGGGTTCGAGCTTTGCCGCAGGATAAGGGAAAAAGAGATTCAGAAAGACACACCCATAATTTTCCTGACAGCCAAAAGCAAAGATGAAGACAGGGAAAAGGCTCTGGAGGTAGGAGCCAATCTTTTCTTGTCCAAGCCCATATCCCCGGACCGGCTTCTGGCCCTCATATCCCAGGCTTTGGGCTGA
- the rpmF gene encoding 50S ribosomal protein L32 produces MAVPKRRQSRTRRDKRRSHDHLASPAVSTCPQCSEPRAPHRACPKCGFYKGREVLQVK; encoded by the coding sequence ATGGCAGTACCTAAGAGAAGACAATCCAGAACACGTCGGGACAAGAGGAGATCCCACGATCATCTTGCTTCACCCGCCGTCTCCACCTGTCCACAGTGCAGCGAACCCAGGGCCCCGCACCGCGCCTGTCCCAAGTGCGGTTTTTATAAGGGTAGAGAGGTTCTGCAGGTGAAATGA
- a CDS encoding AAA family ATPase: MRLLFMGSTGDHAGRSLVAWAFARALLQRGLRVGFLKPLFPRPDSEQQRHQDEDCELFREVLCCKEPLESTCPFFQGKNGSGRLPTEEVAQRLAHILESSSLETDLMLILGSREIFLDDPASPISDLSLVQALNAELVLVTRFLDLPRTVYSLLSVLSLLGSRVKAVVVNRIPSQQMQEISQGIRARLSGREMPILFFVPDDPLISARTLAEVVKATRGEMLLGQHKAGELVTGWSMGAGHLLSGEMALFKRFYNRILLLGPQDPDIEGTARPVGIILTSGRRPPSVVLEAAKRMDIPLVLSFQDTFATLEKLEGAAPRLSAQSETRAERMGRWLAAGGRLEELWSSLGLAGSQAGQLSPKPGI; this comes from the coding sequence ATGAGGCTTCTGTTCATGGGCTCCACAGGGGACCATGCAGGTCGAAGCCTTGTGGCTTGGGCCTTTGCCAGGGCCTTGTTACAAAGGGGCTTGAGGGTGGGCTTTTTGAAACCTCTTTTCCCCAGGCCGGATTCGGAGCAGCAAAGGCATCAGGATGAGGACTGCGAGCTTTTTCGTGAAGTCCTGTGCTGTAAAGAACCCCTGGAGAGTACATGTCCTTTTTTCCAAGGAAAAAACGGCTCTGGAAGACTCCCCACAGAAGAGGTTGCCCAAAGGCTTGCTCATATACTGGAGAGCAGCTCTTTAGAGACAGACCTCATGCTGATACTGGGCAGTAGGGAGATCTTTCTGGATGATCCAGCCTCACCCATATCAGATCTATCATTGGTGCAGGCGCTCAATGCCGAGTTAGTTCTGGTAACCCGCTTCTTGGACTTACCGCGCACTGTGTACAGCCTGCTTTCTGTCCTGTCGCTTTTGGGTTCAAGGGTCAAGGCCGTGGTGGTCAACCGCATACCCTCGCAACAGATGCAGGAGATCTCCCAAGGGATTCGGGCAAGGCTCTCAGGACGGGAGATGCCGATACTTTTTTTTGTGCCGGATGATCCTTTGATCTCGGCTAGGACCCTGGCCGAGGTGGTGAAGGCCACCCGAGGTGAAATGCTCCTGGGCCAGCACAAGGCAGGGGAGTTGGTGACAGGCTGGAGCATGGGAGCAGGCCATCTACTGAGCGGGGAAATGGCCTTATTCAAACGGTTTTACAATCGAATCCTGCTCCTGGGGCCACAGGATCCCGACATAGAAGGGACTGCCCGGCCTGTGGGAATAATTCTTACTTCTGGCCGAAGGCCTCCCTCTGTTGTGCTTGAGGCAGCAAAGAGGATGGATATTCCCCTGGTTCTTTCCTTCCAGGACACCTTTGCCACACTGGAGAAGCTGGAGGGGGCCGCGCCCAGGCTCTCTGCTCAAAGTGAAACCAGGGCAGAAAGAATGGGCAGGTGGCTTGCTGCAGGTGGGCGGCTGGAGGAGCTCTGGAGCTCCTTGGGGCTGGCTGGCAGCCAGGCAGGACAACTCAGCCCAAAGCCTGGGATATGA